One Malus sylvestris chromosome 14, drMalSylv7.2, whole genome shotgun sequence DNA segment encodes these proteins:
- the LOC126600089 gene encoding uncharacterized protein LOC126600089 isoform X1: MFLQRQRASVLTQALQIQLRRYTQSSAAVLLQQDPELESTTSFPIPDPKYAETIFAVPRTTSGKSISAKERKAGRVPSIIFEQEDGQHGGNKRLVSVRTNQIRKLVGHLGRSFFLSRLFDLEVRSDFDSENDVVERVRVLPRSIHLHSATDAPLNVTFIRAPSHALLKVDIPLVFRGDDVSPGLKKNGCLNTIKRTVKFLCPADVIPPYIDVDLSELDVNQKIVMGDLKVHPIVMGDLKVHPDIKLLQSKDEPVCKITGARVSEQKKCKDKDST; this comes from the exons ATGTTCCTCCAGAGGCAGCGCGCCTCCGTACTCACCCAAGCCCTCCAAATCCAACTCCGCCGATACACCCAATCGTCCGCCGCCGTCCTCCTCCAACAGGACCCCGAACTCGAATCCACCACCTCCTTCCCGATACCTGACCCGAAGTACGCCGAGACCATCTTCGCAGTCCCACGCACCACTTCCGGCAAAAGCATCTCCGCCAAAGAGCGCAAGGCCGGCCGCGTCCCCAGTATCATCTTCGAGCAGGAGGACGGCCAGCACGGCGGCAACAAGCGCCTCGTTTCTGTACGGACCAACCAGATCCGCAAGCTCGTCGGTCATCTCGGCCGCTCTTTCTTCCTCTCCAGACTCTTTGACCTTGAGGTTCGCTCCGACTTCGATTCCGAGAACGACGTCGTTGAGAGGGTCCGTGTTTTGCCTCGCTCG ATTCATCTGCACTCTGCGACGGACGCACCGCTTAATGTGACCTTCATAAGGGCTCCTTCCCATGCTTTGTTGAAAGTCGATATTCCCCTTGTGTTTCGAGGAGATGATGTCTCTCCTGGATTgaagaaaa ATGGTTGTCTAAACACAATCAAGAGGACCGTAAAGTTCCTTTGTCCTGCTGATGTGATTCCTCCATATATTGATGTGGATCTGAGTGAGTTGGATGTTAACCAAAAGATAGTAATGGGAGATCTCAAAGTTCATCCAATAGTAATGGGAGATCTCAAAGTTCATCCAGATATCAAGCTTCTGCAGTCGAAGGATGAGCCTGTTTGTAAGATCACGGGAGCAAGGGTTtctgaacaaaagaagtgtAAAGACAAAGACTCTACATAA
- the LOC126600091 gene encoding BTB/POZ and MATH domain-containing protein 4-like: MISGRQKSSRSLASPSSSRFVTETVNGSHNFVIKGYSLAKGIGVGKHIASENFTVGGFQWAIYFYPDGKNPEDNSAYVSVFIALASEGTDVRALFELTLVDQGPNGKHKVHSHFDRSLESGPYTLKYRGSMWGYKRFFRRTLLESSSFLKDDCLKINCTVGVVVSAIDSSRLHSIHVPDSDIGDHFGMLLENEEGSDVTFNVCGERFHAHKLVLAARSPLFEKEFFDGMEEENHDVVVTDTDPKVFKALLHFIYTDNLIEDEELQDASSLCMSSLSDRLAAKLLAASDKYGLPRLRLMCESVLCKIMSVNSVAIILALADRYRAMDLKSVCLKFAAENLVAVMESDGFEYLKENCPLLQSELLKTVAGCDEELSGGEKTRSVWGQFSDGGDTNDRSVRQRTWENGGERSQSIWVPLSDGGDARGRSRSRSPRQDD, encoded by the exons ATGATATCCGGCAGGCAGAAGAGCAGCCGGTCTCTGGCGTCGCCGTCGAGCTCGCGCTTCGTGACGGAAACCGTTAACGGGTCCCACAACTTCGTCATCAAAGGGTATTCCTTGGCCAAAGGAATTGGGGTCGGAAAGCACATTGCCAGTGAGAATTTCACCGTCGGGGGGTTTCAATGGGCCATCTATTTTTACCCTGATGGTAAAAACCCTGAGGATAACTCCGCTTACGTCTCCGTCTTCATAGCCCTCGCCTCCGAGGGCACCGACGTCCGAGCTCTCTTCGAATTGACACTCGTTGATCAGGGTCCTAATGGCAAGCACAAGGTCCATAGCCACTTCGATCGCTCGCTCGAAAGTGGGCCTTACACCCTCAAGTATAGGGGCAGCATGTG GGGCTACAAACGATTTTTCAGACGGACACTGCTCGAATCATCTAGTTTCCTCAAGGATGATTGCTTGAAAATTAATTGCACTGTCGGTGTTGTGGTTTCTGCAATAGATAGTTCGAGATTGCACTCCATACATGTCCCCGATTCTGATATTGGAGATCATTTTGGTATGCTTTTGGAGAATGAGGAAGGTTCAGATGTTACTTTCAATGTATGTGGGGAAAGGTTTCACGCCCACAAGTTAGTACTGGCAGCTAGATCTCCTttatttgaaaaagaattttTCGATGGAATGGAAGAAGAGAATCATGATGTAGTTGTTACAGATACGGATCCCAAGGTCTTTAAG GCGTTGTTACACTTCATATACACAGATAACCTTATTGAAGATGAAGAGTTGCAAGATGCAAGTTCACTGTGCATGTCATCTCTATCTGATCGATTAGCTGCCAAGTTGCTAGCTGCATCAGACAAATATGGGTTACCTCGACTCAGACTGATGTGTGAATCTGTTCTCTGCAAGATTATGTCTGTTAATTCTGTTGCCATTATTCTGGCCCTGGCTGACCGTTATCGTGCTATGGATCTAAAGTCTGTTTGCCTAAAGTTTGCTGCTGAAAACCTAGTTG CCGTCATGGAATCGGATGGTTTTGAGTATCTCAAGGAAAACTGCCCACTGCTGCAGTCGGAGCTGCTGAAGACAGTTGCGGGATGTGACGAGGAACTTAGCGGAGGGGAAAAGACTCGGAGCGTGTGGGGCCAGTTTTCTGACGGAGGGGATACAAATGACCGGAGTGTAAGGCAACGAACCTGGGAAAATGGAGGTGAGAGAAGTCAAAGCATTTGGGTCCCGCTTTCGGATGGGGGTGATGCAAGAGGTAGGAGTAGAAGTAGGAGTCCCAGGCAAGATGATTGA
- the LOC126600089 gene encoding uncharacterized protein LOC126600089 isoform X3 — translation MFLQRQRASVLTQALQIQLRRYTQSSAAVLLQQDPELESTTSFPIPDPKYAETIFAVPRTTSGKSISAKERKAGRVPSIIFEQEDGQHGGNKRLVSVRTNQIRKLVGHLGRSFFLSRLFDLEVRSDFDSENDVVERVRVLPRSIHLHSATDAPLNVTFIRAPSHALLKVDIPLVFRGDDVSPGLKKNGCLNTIKRTVKFLCPADVIPPYIDVDLSELDVNQKIVMGDLKVHPDIKLLQSKDEPVCKITGARVSEQKKCKDKDST, via the exons ATGTTCCTCCAGAGGCAGCGCGCCTCCGTACTCACCCAAGCCCTCCAAATCCAACTCCGCCGATACACCCAATCGTCCGCCGCCGTCCTCCTCCAACAGGACCCCGAACTCGAATCCACCACCTCCTTCCCGATACCTGACCCGAAGTACGCCGAGACCATCTTCGCAGTCCCACGCACCACTTCCGGCAAAAGCATCTCCGCCAAAGAGCGCAAGGCCGGCCGCGTCCCCAGTATCATCTTCGAGCAGGAGGACGGCCAGCACGGCGGCAACAAGCGCCTCGTTTCTGTACGGACCAACCAGATCCGCAAGCTCGTCGGTCATCTCGGCCGCTCTTTCTTCCTCTCCAGACTCTTTGACCTTGAGGTTCGCTCCGACTTCGATTCCGAGAACGACGTCGTTGAGAGGGTCCGTGTTTTGCCTCGCTCG ATTCATCTGCACTCTGCGACGGACGCACCGCTTAATGTGACCTTCATAAGGGCTCCTTCCCATGCTTTGTTGAAAGTCGATATTCCCCTTGTGTTTCGAGGAGATGATGTCTCTCCTGGATTgaagaaaa ATGGTTGTCTAAACACAATCAAGAGGACCGTAAAGTTCCTTTGTCCTGCTGATGTGATTCCTCCATATATTGATGTGGATCTGAGTGAGTTGGATGTTAACCAAAAG ATAGTAATGGGAGATCTCAAAGTTCATCCAGATATCAAGCTTCTGCAGTCGAAGGATGAGCCTGTTTGTAAGATCACGGGAGCAAGGGTTtctgaacaaaagaagtgtAAAGACAAAGACTCTACATAA
- the LOC126600089 gene encoding uncharacterized protein LOC126600089 isoform X2 produces the protein MFLQRQRASVLTQALQIQLRRYTQSSAAVLLQQDPELESTTSFPIPDPKYAETIFAVPRTTSGKSISAKERKAGRVPSIIFEQEDGQHGGNKRLVSVRTNQIRKLVGHLGRSFFLSRLFDLEVRSDFDSENDVVERVRVLPRSIHLHSATDAPLNVTFIRAPSHALLKVDIPLVFRGDDVSPGLKKNGCLNTIKRTVKFLCPADVIPPYIDVDLSELDVNQKIVMGDLKVHPDLKLLQSKNEPVCKIAGARVSEQKKSKDKDSK, from the exons ATGTTCCTCCAGAGGCAGCGCGCCTCCGTACTCACCCAAGCCCTCCAAATCCAACTCCGCCGATACACCCAATCGTCCGCCGCCGTCCTCCTCCAACAGGACCCCGAACTCGAATCCACCACCTCCTTCCCGATACCTGACCCGAAGTACGCCGAGACCATCTTCGCAGTCCCACGCACCACTTCCGGCAAAAGCATCTCCGCCAAAGAGCGCAAGGCCGGCCGCGTCCCCAGTATCATCTTCGAGCAGGAGGACGGCCAGCACGGCGGCAACAAGCGCCTCGTTTCTGTACGGACCAACCAGATCCGCAAGCTCGTCGGTCATCTCGGCCGCTCTTTCTTCCTCTCCAGACTCTTTGACCTTGAGGTTCGCTCCGACTTCGATTCCGAGAACGACGTCGTTGAGAGGGTCCGTGTTTTGCCTCGCTCG ATTCATCTGCACTCTGCGACGGACGCACCGCTTAATGTGACCTTCATAAGGGCTCCTTCCCATGCTTTGTTGAAAGTCGATATTCCCCTTGTGTTTCGAGGAGATGATGTCTCTCCTGGATTgaagaaaa ATGGTTGTCTAAACACAATCAAGAGGACCGTAAAGTTCCTTTGTCCGGCTGATGTGATTCCTCCATATATTGATGTGGATCTGAGTGAGTTGGATGTTAACCAAAAGATAGTAATGGGAGATCTCAAAGTTCATCCAGATCTCAAGCTTCTGCAGTCAAAGAATGAGCCTGTTTGTAAGATCGCGGGAGCAAGGGTTTCTGAACAAAAGAAGTCTAAAGACAAAGACTCTAAATAA